Part of the Oncorhynchus masou masou isolate Uvic2021 chromosome 24, UVic_Omas_1.1, whole genome shotgun sequence genome is shown below.
TAAACCTGGCACATCGGCCAAGGGGTCATATTGCCCTCTCAGATTCTTCTGAGTGAACAACAGGGATATTTTGAGTTCCATGCTAATGATCTGTGATACCGTAGTAAGTTTGTAAAGTGCGTCCCTGTATTTGTAATTCAGTTGAAAATCATAAAaacctttaaaaaatatatatctaaagAGTCTAACTTGGAtgaataaatgtgaaataaattaCATAAAagctatttatttaaaaaaaggaaTGACTATAACTAACTATATTAACTATCCCTGAGGTTGAACTTTGTCATGTCTGGGTATAATGGATAAAGTCAATTCAGACATTTTGATTGCTCTAATAACTTAAATTGTTTTGTTAAATCAAAAAGGTCTTCACTTTCTTATGACCTACATCCTTGGCaggatttttatatatatatatatttttataattgATTACTGTAGACATTAACAAGGAAATAACCCCTCTGAACTCTCTAGGATATCAAACATATTCTCAAAACATTGTTGCTATGTAACTCATCTTGGTAAACAAATTGCCCCACTGAAGACATGTAAATCTTTGAGGTCTTTAATTTTGTTCATACAACATGTAAATCAACCTTTCACATGTACACTGTCATAGAGGCAAACAAAAACACACCTCATAATGCCACATTTCTTGTTTCATTCATTTCCGTGGGCGACAATAAAGATGTTAAAGTGTCTTTACTTATGATCCTTGTACCTCTTTATGGCTAATGAGCAGTAAACGAGGGAGGGGCGAGGCGTTGCAGACAGTGGTAGTTGATTAAAGTAAATGTACGCATATCAATACCTTAGTACCTCAGTAAATGGACTGCTACTAAGGACTACCACTAAGGACGGTGAAACATGGAGGAGCTCAAATTCAGAGGGCGGAAAAGGGAAGGGAGGCACAGGTATGTTTTAGTcatctaaaataaataaattcagaTGGAATGTGGGAATAATTTCAGGCAAAACTGTTAGGATTCACAGGGCCTGATCCTGAAAATAATTAGCTCTGTagaaaaaaatgaaattattccATGAATTGAAAATATTCTACCTATACTGAAATCATACTAATTAGAGGTAATACAACATATCATGATACAACTATACCATGTCCAATGACATATATAATTGACCATTATTTGGACGGTAATGAGCATTTTGTTTTgaagatatacactgagtgcgcaaaacattaggaacatgacacagactgaccaggtgaatccaggtgaaagctatgatcccttattgatgtcatttgttaaatcaaatcaaactttatttgccacatgcgccgcaTACAACAAGTgcagactttaccgtgaaatgcttacttacaagcccttaaccaacagcgcagttcaagaacaagaaaatatttaccaagtaggctaaaataaaaagtaataataaaaagtaacacaataacaataacaataacgggcgaagtgactatgcataggaaacaaatccacttcaatcagtgtagatgaaggggaggagatgggttaaagaatgatttttaagccttgagactgtgtgtgtgccattcagagggtgaatgggcaagacaaaatatttaagtgaaCTGGCgaactggtttgagtgtgtcaagaactgcaatgctgctgggtttttcacaacCAACAGctgtgtgcatcaagaatggtctaccaacTCGTGTGAATTCAACTCGTGTGAATTCAATTTGAAATCCACAACAaatttcaccatgtcattggatttaggttgcaAGTTGGGTGAAAAACAGACAAAAATGTCTTACgctgatgactttttgcaaatccatgttccatgttgattcaacctCATCACAtttattgttgtttttgttgttgaaatgacgtggaaccAGTTTTTGAAGGAAGCAAGGTTTAATTCCTTCCCAAATGCTTCTTATGACATTTTGTTCTGATAAGCATATCAATAGGAATGAAAAAACAAAGACATCTGACAATGTATAATTCATTACTACATTATGCTTACAATAAGTTTTTTGAGACTCATTCAAACGAGCATGACAGATGATTTGCAATACATTCATGTTTTAGGGTGAATAATAGCCTACAAATATAGGTGTAAGGCTTATGATCAGGCCTATGTTATAGGTGGCCAGGTTGAGAATCACTAAGCTACATCATAATCAACAGTCTATTCAGATTAATTATTTGACACAAGATTATCAACATTTGGTTCCCTCTTCAAATCAGTTTCTTTCAGTAAGCCTGGTAGAGATGACACTTAGCCCACAAAGCTTGTATAAGCAATAGTTTATTTAAGGTTAATATAATGGATAATGGTCTTATCTTAATTAGGGTGATTCAACTTGTAGGGATGGTCACAATTGGGttgggtgtgtttggatgtttCAAAGCCAAAGCTCATTAGATATATGTAGACTGGGGTATGCAGTTGTCAGTATCTACTGTACCCCATCAACAGTCCCATTTCCAATGATTCAATAGTGCCTAATATATTGTCATCTTTGCCTGCCACACACTTAAAAAAGGATGTTGTTTAATGCCACTTGTGACTCACTTGTGCCACTGGATTTCCTTTAATATGACATATCTTCAAGTTAGATATTAAAGTAACAGTTTTATAAAGGGTTTATAAAGAATACCAGTTCACGTTTTAAGGATGGTTTATGAACCAGTAAAAACAGTTTTAACTAAATGTTTGGAATTGTTTTCGATACTGTCACAGGGACACCTGGGATCCATTCCAGTTGAATCCCATTGGTgctgagaaagaggagaagagaagatgcTTTGAGTTGTTCCAGCACCTGGTGGCAGGGTTCGTGGGGATAATGGTCCTGTCCAGTGCTGTCATCAGCAAGGTGGGCCACAATTAGGGACCAGCACCCTGAACCTGGCAACTACTGGATCAACACATTCAAGCATAATACCTCCTGTGATGTCATCTTATAATCATATTTTAAAggaatagttcacccaaattacaaaataacACATTGGTTTCCTTATCCTGTAATCCGTCTATGGATAAAGTATGGTAGCAATACATGATTTGGcttagtttccctggcactgtttccatATGCTAACGTTTTAGCATTTGCGGCAGAAATCCCATTTAAGTAATGGGACAGATATTAGCATTTTATCACACATCACGTCCAAATTTCTGTCCCATGACTTGAATGATttaatgggatttgtgccacaaatgtaAAATGTTAGCATGTGGAACAGTGCCAGGGAAATTAAAACAAATCATGGATTGTTGTCAGACATCTACCTTGTCCGTAGAATGCTtacatagactgcttacagggtaaggaaaccaatatgtaattGTGTAATTTGggtaaactatccctttaatgtaTATCAAATCCATACCATATCAGATACAAtgccttcgggaaagtattcaggcccttgacttcctccacattttgttacgttacagccatattctaaaatggattaaacatatttttttctcagtaatctacacacaataccccataatggcaaagcaaaaacagttttatcTACATTTTTGCaacaaaaacagaaaaaaatatttacagaagtattcagaccctttgctatgagactcaaaattgagctcaggtgcattctgtttccattgataatccttgagatgtttttacaatttaatttgtcagagaggtgaccaagaacccaatggtaacTCAGACAAAGCTCTataattcctctgtggagatgggagaaggacaaccatctctgtagcacaaTCAGgcgtttatggtagagtggccagacagaagccactcctcagcaaaaggcacatgacagccttcttggagtttgccaaaaggcacataaaggctctcagaccatgagaaacaagattatttggtctgatgaaaacacgattgaactctttggcctgaatgtcaagcgccACATCAGGaagaaacttggcaccatccctacgctgaagcatggtggtggcagcgtcatgctgtggggatgtttttcagcagcagggactgggagaccagtcaggatcgagggaaagatgaacggagcaaagtacagcaagatccttgatgaaaatctgctccagtgcactcaggaactcagactggggcgaagattcaccttccaacaggacaacgaccctaagcatacagctaacacaatgtaggagtggcttcggtacaagtctttgtactgaatgtccttgagtggcccatccagagcctGGACTAGAACTTGattgatctctggagagacctgaaaatagctgtgcagcaacattcttcatccaacctaacagagcttgagaggatctgcggagaagaatgggagaaactccccaaatacaggtgtgccaagcttatagcgtcatacccaagaagtcttgatgctgtaatcactgccataggtgcttcaatactgagcaaagggtctgaatacttatgtaaatgtgatttttaaaaaacaacatttttataaactagcaaacatttctaaaaacctgtttttgctttgtcattatggggtattatggggTATTAAAACATTGTATGGTCAGATTTTGATTTCACTGCTAAGGCAGATGACGATGAAAAAAACAATTGTAAGGCATAGAGAGACACTTGATATTGGCCTTATTGTATTTTGTCCTCCAAGCCTTTTTTTCTGCTGCATGCCATTGGTTTGGGGTGGTGGCTTGTAAGATCTACTCAAAACGATTCGCCTTCCCTGTCTGCTTCACTGGGCCCACTGTTCCCTTACCCACATCAGCATTGATTAATACTTTACAAGGGAAGTGGTATGGGTTCTATATGCGACAAAACTCATGACTGTCTTTAATGAGAGGGTATATATAAATATGTTATgtctatatttttttattttacctttatttaactaggcaagtcagttaagaacaaattcttattttcaatgatggcctaggaacagtgggttaactgcctgttcaggggcagaacgacagatttgtaccttgtcagctcgtttCCATGTTTCCATTGACAGAAGTGATACTAATTAAAGCCTCTTGTACGTTTCCCCTTACCATCTCAGCTGGTATTGCCATCTCCATGGGCAAATGTGGAGCAAGGGAATTTATGACATGACTGTACCCTAGACACTTTGTACTCTCCTATCTGTTCTTCTCTCTAACATGTACACTGCAAACATTCTCCTTGTGAAGTCAAAATACTATGAAGGAAATGTTCACACTCACTATGTAGTTTCAGGGTTGAGtaagttactttctaaatgtaatcctttACAGTTAccagttacctgtccaaaattgttatcagtaatataacttttggattacccaaactcagtaacataatctgattacattcattTACTTTTCGATTACTTTCCCCTTATGAGGCTTTAGAAGAAGACAAATAGAGCCCAACGCATttgatgtgtcatcatagtggtctctgacttgtggtcagactcattTGTTTCAGTGCTGAAtttaatgtcattgagaaaacagaaaggtgtcataaTGTATTTTTGCCTATgccctttctgaatttaaaagtaatccaagaaaaaaatcattttttattttttattttattttttaagtatATGTAAtgtgattacaatatttttgataGTAACATAATTGATTccagtattattattttttaaatctgattacatgtaactgattacatgtaatcagCTATTAcccaaccctgtgtagatcagtgtcTAAATTAATTAATTCAGTCACCTTTGATTTTATAATATAAAAAGTCTGATGCCAGTTGTGTTTACATCCAATCTGCAGGGCTCTCTGCTCGTTCTATCCACGCTCTCAAGCCCCACATCAACTAGGACTCCCAAGGAAAGACAATACTACGTGCTCATGCTGGTGTGCTCTTTGGTGGTGCCCAACCTGCTCGTGTTCCtcaagtcactgtggaaatgcgCTTTCAAGAACTTTGTTCCGCCAAACATGAGAACTATGGGAATTGTAAGTTGACACTGTGAAATACTACACAATTTGACTCCTTGGTGATCTTTGTAACTCTTAATTGCTCCTTGAATTGCTTGCTGTCAATACAAATTGAAATCTATATCTTTCAGGTGTGTGGCATTGAATGCTTGGTGTCTCTTGGGACCTCCATCCTGGTGCTGGTAGTGATGCCCCAGTTTGATGTACTCACAAACCTGTTCATCTCTGGGGGAGTCTGCATGCTTTCCTCTGTCCTCCAGATAGCATTTCGCCTGCAGAGAGAGAACTGGAAGATCATCTTCCCCATTTGTTCTCTTATGCTTGTCCTGACTGGCTACTTTCTCCTTGGGGCAGACTATTACGTTCGAGTATCCTCTTTTGTATCAGGCCAGGAAGATGACTGTTATTGGTATGTTGGCATTGCAGTTTTTGCATCCTTTTTGGTTTCTCTGACCTGGTGGGAAAACCCAGTGCAGGCGAGCAACAACATGCAAGAAATGCTGACTGAGTTGGACACCTTCAGAGACTTTGTGTTTGTGATATCCAGCCTCTTAAGGATAGTAGTCATTGCTGCTGTGTACCTCATCTACCACGTGTTGATACAGGAAAACATTGTATGGTCAGATTTTGATTTCACTGCTAAGGCAGATGACGATGAAAATACAATTGCAAGGCATAGAGAGACACTTGATATTGGTCTTATTCTCCTTTTCCTCCAAGCCTTTTTCTCTGCTGCATGCCATTGGTTTGGGGTGGTGGCTTGTAAGATCCACTCTGTGCGAATGAGCTTCGCCTTCCCTGTCTGCTTCACTGGGCCTGCCGTTCTTATCCTCGGGATGATCCTTTTCCTAACGCAATCTGAAGACCTAGCTGGGGCCGACACAACTTCTATCACAAACTTTTGCTCGAGCCTAGTTGAACTAAGCACAAAGAACACTAGCACAGTTGTGATGCTGGAGATCACCAAGAGCATCTGCAGGACTTCTTTGAGCAGCCATTACTGGACCTGGCCTTTCTCCCTACTTGCGCTGGAGGGGATTTGCATGTGGCTCGGGCTCATCACATGCACCTACTACGTGTGGAACTTCAGGGTCCAGAGGATTGAGCGCACAACTGAGCTGTTTGTGCGACGCCTATACGAGTCTGCCTTCATCGACCTGTCTCTGCTTCTGAACACCAAGATGAAGGTTGTACGAACGAGGAACCAAGAGAGGCAAGATTCTGCTATTTAATTGATTAAGTCCATGTGGTCCAATACTTCACATTGCAACAGTGCAAATAGACGTATTGTTTAGTTTTACCGACAGTGTACTATAAAACACAGAGACTCAGTGGAATTGTGCTGAAATATACTCTCTGACAATAACATGATTAGAAacagttctctctccccatccacccAAACAAGTTCTCACACTTTCCCAATGTTTTTCATTTTACAGTAGTGTTGTTGATGACGTGGAAAATTGTGTCATTTACCTCTGTGCAACAATGTGGCATGAGACCTATGATGAGATGTTGAAGATCCTGACATCCATGTTCAGGTAAAGCAGAGGCCTCTTGTATACAACACAAAACAATGGCCCCGTACACACTGAAGTTGTATAACTCATGAAGCCTTTTGGCACAAACACATTTGGCACAAACGGTTGTGATACAACAGAGAGTTTCTCTGAACAAAAATAAGTACACAAGAGTTGTTGTGACACTGTAAAATGTTTGTGTAAACATGTTTCTACAGACAAACTCTTTGTTGTATCACAAGATATAATTTGTATCACAAACATTGTGTAAAATGCATTTCATATCAGGGGCCAAAAGACTTTCAGAAAATAGAACGAATGATAAGGAGGCGATCATAATGTTAAGCCGAAAAATCGGACTTTATGTAATCATATGTGTCTTGATGGTTTCAGGTTGGACCGGTACAGAGGTGACCCAAAAGAGGAACATAAAGATGTTTTTGACTTTGAATGCCACATATTTGTAGATGACGCATTCATGATAGAAAAGGAGACAGGCAAAAAGTTTGTCAACGAATATGTGACCGATCTCATTCATGTGGTCATAGAGGTATACAGGTAAGTtgatattttgtttttatttgctCTTTGTTCCATATAACAGAACCAATAGAGTCAATTAATGAGCACAAGAACGCATAATGACGCAATGACTGCaaactgtattataatgaatctTGAATGTTTGTGTATTTCAGGGTATTCACCAATAAGGAGCCTGATGATGTGTCAATTATTGAGACTCCATATGGTGGGCGATTAATGTTTGTGATGCCAGAGGGAAACATGCTGTATTTTCATCTGAAAGACAAACAGCTGATCCGAAACAAGAAGAGATGGTCACAGGTGGGTGGGATGATTTTCAATATTTAATATTTTCAATATTCCTATATGTTAACATACTTTAATTACATTTCTTGAAGAATATATGTATATCTTGCAATTGCTTTCTGGTTTTAGAATGGAAACACTTCAGGAAAATCTAATGTTTATAGGTTTGCATCTGACATGTCTTTCAGATCATGTACTTGTACTATCTGCTTGGGTGGAAAGGATACATTGTCAAGAATCCTCAAAAGATAACGGTATGTAATACATTTAATGCTAATTTAAATCAGTAGACAGCCATGGTGTACATGGTTTTCCTAAATTAATGTGTATGATATATTTTGTGGGTCTTGTACAGAGACAGAATAATCCTTGCCGTGCCAGTCTCATATCATTGGATGGGGAGAGTTTCCTGTTGCCACAGCATGACAATGACAGTAAGAGAAAACACATATCTGATGACAATACCTACATCATGGCTCTGGATGGGGATACAGACTTCCACCCCGCAGCTCTGATCTTACTGGTGGATCGACTTCGAAAGTACGGCAATGTGGGTGCTGCATGCGGAAGAATCCATCCAACAGGAATGGGTGAGTAAAGCATTACCAAATATTTAGGTGGTCCACTCAGACATTGCTATGTCtggcatatacactgagtgtacaaaacattaggaacacctgctcttccatgacacagactgaccaggtgaatccaggtgaaagatatgatcctaattgacgtcacttgttaaatccacttcaatcactgTA
Proteins encoded:
- the LOC135512131 gene encoding chitin synthase chs-2-like isoform X2 yields the protein MEELKFRGRKREGRHRDTWDPFQLNPIGAEKEEKRRCFELFQHLVAGFVGIMVLSSAVISKGSLLVLSTLSSPTSTRTPKERQYYVLMLVCSLVVPNLLVFLKSLWKCAFKNFVPPNMRTMGIVCGIECLVSLGTSILVLVVMPQFDVLTNLFISGGVCMLSSVLQIAFRLQRENWKIIFPICSLMLVLTGYFLLGADYYVRVSSFVSGQEDDCYWYVGIAVFASFLVSLTWWENPVQASNNMQEMLTELDTFRDFVFVISSLLRIVVIAAVYLIYHVLIQENIVWSDFDFTAKADDDENTIARHRETLDIGLILLFLQAFFSAACHWFGVVACKIHSVRMSFAFPVCFTGPAVLILGMILFLTQSEDLAGADTTSITNFCSSLVELSTKNTSTVVMLEITKSICRTSLSSHYWTWPFSLLALEGICMWLGLITCTYYVWNFRVQRIERTTELFVRRLYESAFIDLSLLLNTKMKVVRTRNQESSVVDDVENCVIYLCATMWHETYDEMLKILTSMFRLDRYRGDPKEEHKDVFDFECHIFVDDAFMIEKETGKKFVNEYVTDLIHVVIEVYRVFTNKEPDDVSIIETPYGGRLMFVMPEGNMLYFHLKDKQLIRNKKRWSQIMYLYYLLGWKGYIVKNPQKITRQNNPCRASLISLDGESFLLPQHDNDSKRKHISDDNTYIMALDGDTDFHPAALILLVDRLRKYGNVGAACGRIHPTGMGPMVWYQKFEYAVGHWLQKTAEHVFGSVLCSPGCFSLFRGSALMDDNVLKRYTTTATRASEYVQYDQGEDRWLCTLLLQQGWRVEYNAASDAYTNSPQEFKEFYNQRRRWGPSTLANTLDLLHSGNETVKRNSSISRLYIFYQIFTVSSSILGPASVSLMIAGAFQFVFQIEGTLSIIIAVIPPIFYMLICFLAKPNAQIIIAAIMSVLYAFLMLASFFAIIGDMAMQGTFITPTGLFLVSMAVMYLVTAILHPQEFSMIIYGLMYFICIPSGYLLLTIYSLVNMHIVTWGTRETNKEKEEKMTQNVLCDHNCKLCCWDMKLQVTQETDNLLLQQLQQAVNPNTQVTEQVVKEQQANTKKEINNALNKENNKGILSKSSDSKLPKKDSDSKSDTSDDSVDSIPKKESAYSSIEDDNEDDDNMLYDGSLYSGFTEEEREILPQSDWVQPVKEEFLKKLTYANMKRNLQEQIRYTLRNKNQEDVCEELVMMLTDTVNGELKDKVGPEDVLSDSQLEELQYALNEAARRILKTNRMERLERRVKRAIEKTLIAPQVEKLTEEEHDFWKKLLERYLAPIVDDKAHKEEVTRELKSLRNKAVFLYFIVNVLWIVATFFLQAIGNDVISIKIEKIWPNGTSSGEYLKVEPLSLMFLLSFAVLLVVQFLAMLYHRVYTLIHVVSYRSTEKDYIPRDEEDEEGLILENQIANGLVITSDDL
- the LOC135512131 gene encoding chitin synthase chs-2-like isoform X1 — protein: MEELKFRGRKREGRHRDTWDPFQLNPIGAEKEEKRRCFELFQHLVAGFVGIMVLSSAVISKGSLLVLSTLSSPTSTRTPKERQYYVLMLVCSLVVPNLLVFLKSLWKCAFKNFVPPNMRTMGIVCGIECLVSLGTSILVLVVMPQFDVLTNLFISGGVCMLSSVLQIAFRLQRENWKIIFPICSLMLVLTGYFLLGADYYVRVSSFVSGQEDDCYWYVGIAVFASFLVSLTWWENPVQASNNMQEMLTELDTFRDFVFVISSLLRIVVIAAVYLIYHVLIQENIVWSDFDFTAKADDDENTIARHRETLDIGLILLFLQAFFSAACHWFGVVACKIHSVRMSFAFPVCFTGPAVLILGMILFLTQSEDLAGADTTSITNFCSSLVELSTKNTSTVVMLEITKSICRTSLSSHYWTWPFSLLALEGICMWLGLITCTYYVWNFRVQRIERTTELFVRRLYESAFIDLSLLLNTKMKVVRTRNQESSVVDDVENCVIYLCATMWHETYDEMLKILTSMFRLDRYRGDPKEEHKDVFDFECHIFVDDAFMIEKETGKKFVNEYVTDLIHVVIEVYRVFTNKEPDDVSIIETPYGGRLMFVMPEGNMLYFHLKDKQLIRNKKRWSQIMYLYYLLGWKGYIVKNPQKITRQNNPCRASLISLDGESFLLPQHDNDSKRKHISDDNTYIMALDGDTDFHPAALILLVDRLRKYGNVGAACGRIHPTGMGPMVWYQKFEYAVGHWLQKTAEHVFGSVLCSPGCFSLFRGSALMDDNVLKRYTTTATRASEYVQYDQGEDRWLCTLLLQQGWRVEYNAASDAYTNSPQEFKEFYNQRRRWGPSTLANTLDLLHSGNETVKRNSSISRLYIFYQIFTVSSSILGPASVSLMIAGAFQFVFQIEGTLSIIIAVIPPIFYMLICFLAKPNAQIIIAAIMSVLYAFLMLASFFAIIGDMAMQGTFITPTGLFLVSMAVMYLVTAILHPQEFSMIIYGLMYFICIPSGYLLLTIYSLVNMHIVTWGTRETNKEKEEKMTQNVLCDHNCKLCCWDMKLQVTQETDNLLLQQLQQAVNPNTQVTEQVVKEQQANTKKEINNALNKENNKGILSKSSDSKLPKKDSDSKSDTSSDDSVDSIPKKESAYSSIEDDNEDDDNMLYDGSLYSGFTEEEREILPQSDWVQPVKEEFLKKLTYANMKRNLQEQIRYTLRNKNQEDVCEELVMMLTDTVNGELKDKVGPEDVLSDSQLEELQYALNEAARRILKTNRMERLERRVKRAIEKTLIAPQVEKLTEEEHDFWKKLLERYLAPIVDDKAHKEEVTRELKSLRNKAVFLYFIVNVLWIVATFFLQAIGNDVISIKIEKIWPNGTSSGEYLKVEPLSLMFLLSFAVLLVVQFLAMLYHRVYTLIHVVSYRSTEKDYIPRDEEDEEGLILENQIANGLVITSDDL